In Humulus lupulus chromosome 7, drHumLupu1.1, whole genome shotgun sequence, the following are encoded in one genomic region:
- the LOC133790868 gene encoding uncharacterized protein LOC133790868 isoform X3 has protein sequence MTLRSTMAAELAIFWNDTRLVATQAKAAPTQGRKTGLKVAMFSPGFVYEPYGPREAISFWRRWFTRTGWRRTKDDMILELKNAYAIAKLRKTGYSKQKFYKEAVELYKEINTLISNGDKNSLRKAVTERMYSTLKNEIKQRESIWSEVHWELIQPIVKIRTLRARLIGVDRNDTNKVFIQLTLEFLSKQKFEAYDSNGNVVAGDKSKEVLVKDIWVFEKSLFHPGSYWRLCGRISL, from the exons ATGACACTTCGTTCCACAATG GCTGCTGAGTTAGCAATTTTCTGGAACGACACTAGGTTGGTAGCAACACAAGCAAAAGCTGCTCCCACACAAGGACGAAAAACG GGACTTAAAGTAGCCATGTTCAGTCCTGGGTTTGTTTATGAGCCATATGGTCCTCGTGAAGCAATCTCTTTTTGGCGGAG ATGGTTTACAAGAACTGGTTGGAGAAGAACGAAAGATGATATGATTTTAGAG TTGAAAAATGCATATGCCATTGCCAAATTAAGAAAAACTGGATACTCTAAGCAGAAATTCTACAAAGAGGCGGTAGAGTTATACAAAGAG ATCAATACTCTAATATCAAATGGAGACAAAAATTCACTTAGAAAGGCAGTTACAGAGAGGATGTACTCA ACACTAAAGAATGAAATCAAACAAAGAGAATCCATATGGAGTGAGGTCCACTGGGAGCTGATTCAACCTATTGTCAAAATCCGAACTCTTCGAGCTAGACTG ATTGGAGTTGATCGAAATGACACCAATAAGGTGTTTATACAGCTTACACTCGAGTTTTTATCAAAGCAG AAGTTTGAAGCTTATGATTCAAATGGTAATGTAGTTGCTGGAGATAAATCTAAAGAG GTTCTGGTTAAAGATATCTGGGTATTTGAGAAATCCCTCTTTCATCCTGGTTCTTATTGGCGTCTTTGTGGGCGGATATCGCTGTAA
- the LOC133790868 gene encoding uncharacterized protein LOC133790868 isoform X2 codes for MAFRSLQTIRSLYRSALIRESSYMLGSSISYSSGLSNEILAEIHCRNLSSSSFKGHNALPWTIRGAMTLRSTMAAELAIFWNDTRLVATQAKAAPTQGRKTGLKVAMFSPGFVYEPYGPREAISFWRRWFTRTGWRRTKDDMILEINTLISNGDKNSLRKAVTERMYSTLKNEIKQRESIWSEVHWELIQPIVKIRTLRARLIGVDRNDTNKVFIQLTLEFLSKQKFEAYDSNGNVVAGDKSKEVLVKDIWVFEKSLFHPGSYWRLCGRISL; via the exons ATGGCTTTTCGAAGCTTACAGACGATTCGTTCTTTGTATCGGTCGGCATTGATTCGGGAATCCTCTTATAT GCTTGGAAGCTCAATAAGCTATTCAAGTGGTCTTTCAAATG AAATCTTGGCGGAAATTCATTGCAGGAATTTGTCTTCATCATCATTCAAGGGCCATAATGCACTTCCGTGGACAATTCGAGGCGCTATGACACTTCGTTCCACAATG GCTGCTGAGTTAGCAATTTTCTGGAACGACACTAGGTTGGTAGCAACACAAGCAAAAGCTGCTCCCACACAAGGACGAAAAACG GGACTTAAAGTAGCCATGTTCAGTCCTGGGTTTGTTTATGAGCCATATGGTCCTCGTGAAGCAATCTCTTTTTGGCGGAG ATGGTTTACAAGAACTGGTTGGAGAAGAACGAAAGATGATATGATTTTAGAG ATCAATACTCTAATATCAAATGGAGACAAAAATTCACTTAGAAAGGCAGTTACAGAGAGGATGTACTCA ACACTAAAGAATGAAATCAAACAAAGAGAATCCATATGGAGTGAGGTCCACTGGGAGCTGATTCAACCTATTGTCAAAATCCGAACTCTTCGAGCTAGACTG ATTGGAGTTGATCGAAATGACACCAATAAGGTGTTTATACAGCTTACACTCGAGTTTTTATCAAAGCAG AAGTTTGAAGCTTATGATTCAAATGGTAATGTAGTTGCTGGAGATAAATCTAAAGAG GTTCTGGTTAAAGATATCTGGGTATTTGAGAAATCCCTCTTTCATCCTGGTTCTTATTGGCGTCTTTGTGGGCGGATATCGCTGTAA
- the LOC133790867 gene encoding GLABROUS1 enhancer-binding protein-like: protein MAPKRPSHLDDPPVASSSEAEEDSSSEEEEDEGASEEVEQESQKPRITPLSKPTPISSARPSAKRPSNSEVKDSKRAKKKGSEPDGGSAMAEDELKKSGDESKKLFQRLWSEDDEIVILKGMMDYAAKKGANPSAADMNAFHDFIKKSLQIDFTKTQLSDKVRRLKKKYENNAGRKKYNPTKPHEKEVFELSKKIWAGGEKVVVKAEQPKANGTGLAKVYKMVASPQNLSSPSSRPPEDLLSSPKLGALGDLLSSPSLGSHGISEHVLNKGLELISELKRAELEAKWKKIHMAEIELFAKRSQLLADQSTLILEALKSADH from the coding sequence ATGGCACCGAAGCGTCCTTCCCATCTGGACGACCCACCTGTTGCTTCTTCATCAGAAGCCGAAGAGGATTCTTCgtccgaagaagaagaagatgaaggggCTTCCGAGGAAGTAGAGCAAGAATCACAGAAACCAAGAATCACGCCTTTGTCGAAGCCTACCCCGATTTCTAGTGCCAGGCCGTCGGCGAAGAGACCGAGCAATAGCGAGGTTAAGGACTCGAAGCGAGCAAAGAAGAAGGGCTCGGAACCAGACGGAGGTTCGGCGATGGCAGAGGATGAATTGAAGAAGTCTGGGGATGAGTCGAAGAAGCTGTTTCAGAGGTTGTGGAGTGAGGATGATGAGATAGTGATTTTGAAGGGTATGATGGACTACGCTGCGAAGAAAGGAGCGAACCCATCTGCGGCGGACATGAATGCTTTTCATGATTTCATCAAGAAGTCACTACAGATTGATTTCACAAAGACCCAGTTGTCAGATAAGGTCCGGAGGTTGAAGAAAAAGTACGAGAACAATGCTGGTAGGAAGAAGTACAACCCGACGAAGCCTCACGAGAAGGAAGTGTTTGAATTGTCTAAGAAAATTTGGGCTGGTGGTGAAAAGGTCGTTGTGAAAGCTGAACAGCCCAAGGCTAATGGCACCGGCCTTGCGAAGGTTTACAAGATGGTAGCTTCTCCGCAGAATCTTTCCTCGCCGAGTTCGAGGCCGCCGGAGGATTTACTTTCCTCGCCGAAATTGGGTGCACTGGGGGATCTGCTTTCCTCTCCGAGCTTGGGAAGTCATGGCATATCGGAGCATGTTTTGAACAAGGGGCTTGAGTTGATTTCGGAACTGAAAAGAGCAGAGTTGGAGGCGAAGTGGAAGAAAATACATATGGCTGAGATTGAGCTTTTTGCTAAGAGGAGTCAGTTGCTTGCAGACCAATCTACTCTGATTCTGGAGGCGTTGAAATCAGCGGATCATTAG
- the LOC133790868 gene encoding uncharacterized protein LOC133790868 isoform X1 translates to MAFRSLQTIRSLYRSALIRESSYMLGSSISYSSGLSNEILAEIHCRNLSSSSFKGHNALPWTIRGAMTLRSTMAAELAIFWNDTRLVATQAKAAPTQGRKTGLKVAMFSPGFVYEPYGPREAISFWRRWFTRTGWRRTKDDMILELKNAYAIAKLRKTGYSKQKFYKEAVELYKEINTLISNGDKNSLRKAVTERMYSTLKNEIKQRESIWSEVHWELIQPIVKIRTLRARLIGVDRNDTNKVFIQLTLEFLSKQKFEAYDSNGNVVAGDKSKEVLVKDIWVFEKSLFHPGSYWRLCGRISL, encoded by the exons ATGGCTTTTCGAAGCTTACAGACGATTCGTTCTTTGTATCGGTCGGCATTGATTCGGGAATCCTCTTATAT GCTTGGAAGCTCAATAAGCTATTCAAGTGGTCTTTCAAATG AAATCTTGGCGGAAATTCATTGCAGGAATTTGTCTTCATCATCATTCAAGGGCCATAATGCACTTCCGTGGACAATTCGAGGCGCTATGACACTTCGTTCCACAATG GCTGCTGAGTTAGCAATTTTCTGGAACGACACTAGGTTGGTAGCAACACAAGCAAAAGCTGCTCCCACACAAGGACGAAAAACG GGACTTAAAGTAGCCATGTTCAGTCCTGGGTTTGTTTATGAGCCATATGGTCCTCGTGAAGCAATCTCTTTTTGGCGGAG ATGGTTTACAAGAACTGGTTGGAGAAGAACGAAAGATGATATGATTTTAGAG TTGAAAAATGCATATGCCATTGCCAAATTAAGAAAAACTGGATACTCTAAGCAGAAATTCTACAAAGAGGCGGTAGAGTTATACAAAGAG ATCAATACTCTAATATCAAATGGAGACAAAAATTCACTTAGAAAGGCAGTTACAGAGAGGATGTACTCA ACACTAAAGAATGAAATCAAACAAAGAGAATCCATATGGAGTGAGGTCCACTGGGAGCTGATTCAACCTATTGTCAAAATCCGAACTCTTCGAGCTAGACTG ATTGGAGTTGATCGAAATGACACCAATAAGGTGTTTATACAGCTTACACTCGAGTTTTTATCAAAGCAG AAGTTTGAAGCTTATGATTCAAATGGTAATGTAGTTGCTGGAGATAAATCTAAAGAG GTTCTGGTTAAAGATATCTGGGTATTTGAGAAATCCCTCTTTCATCCTGGTTCTTATTGGCGTCTTTGTGGGCGGATATCGCTGTAA